In Panthera leo isolate Ple1 chromosome B3, P.leo_Ple1_pat1.1, whole genome shotgun sequence, a single genomic region encodes these proteins:
- the SERPINA1 gene encoding alpha-1-antitrypsin, producing the protein MSSSITWGLLLLAGLCCLVPCSLAEGLQGDAVQETVASQHDHEHHEAPARHKITPNLADFAFSMYRQVAHESNRTNIFFSPVSIAAAFAMLSLGSKGDTRTQILEGLGFNLTERAEGEVHEGFQQLLHTLNRPDSQLQLTTGSGLFINESVKLLDKFLEDVKNLYHSEAFSINFGDNQEAKKRINDYIEKGTQGKIVDLVQELDKDTVFALVNYIFFKGKWEKPFEPEHTAEEDFHVDEDTTVRVPMMSRLGMFDVHYCDTLSSWSLLMDYVGNATAFFILPDQGKMQHLEEMLNRDILAKALEKRHSRSANLHLPKLSISGTYDLQTVLRKMGITKVFSNEADLSGITEQGPLKLSKALHKAVLTIDEKGTEAAGATFMEAIPMSMPPTIQFNRPFVIILYYRNTKNILFVGKVVNPTHTIPGFLDSAPSPDDRH; encoded by the exons ATGTCATCCTCCATCACGTGGGGCCTCCTCCTGCTGGCGGGTCTGTGCTGCCTGGTCCCCTGCTCCCTGGCTGAGGGTCTCCAGGGAGACGCTGTCCAGGAGACGGTTGCATCCCAACACGACCATGAGCACCACGAGGCGCCAGCCCGCCACAAGATCACCCCGAACCTGGCTGACTTCGCCTTCAGCATGTACCGCCAGGTGGCCCATGAGTCCAACCGCACCAACATCTTCTTCTCCCCCGTGAGCATCGCCGCGGCCTTTGCGATGCTGTCTCTGGGGAGCAAGGGTGACACTCGCACCCAGATCCTGGAGGGCCTCGGTTTCAACCTCACCGAGAGAGCAGAGGGTGAAGTCCACGAGGGCTTCCAGCAGCTTCTCCACACCCTCAACCGGCCAGACAGCCAGCTGCAGCTGACCACCGGCAGCGGCCTGTTCATCAACGAGAGCGTGAAGCTTCTGGACAAGTTTCTGGAGGACGTCAAGAACCTGTACCACTCAGAAGCCTTCTCCATCAACTTCGGAGACAACCAAGAGGCCAAGAAACGGATCAACGATTACATAGAGAAGGGAACCCAAGGAAAAATTGTGGATTTGGTCCAAGAGCTTGACAAAGACACAGTTTTTGCTCTGGTGAATTACATTTTCTTCAAAG gcaAATGGGAGAAGCCCTTCGAGCCCGAGCATACCGCAGAGGAGGACTTCCACGTGGACGAGGACACCACGGTCAGGGTGCCCATGATGAGCCGCCTGGGCATGTTCGACGTCCACTACTGCGACACGCTCTCCAGCTGGTCGCTGCTCATGGACTACGTGGGCAACGCCACCGCCTTCTTCATCCTGCCCGACCAGGGCAAAATGCAGCATCTGGAGGAAATGCTGAACAGGGACATCCTGGCCAAGGCCCTGGAAAAGAGACATTCCAg GTCTGCCAATTTACATTTGCCCAAACTGTCCATTTCTGGAACCTACGATCTGCAAACCGTCCTGAGAAAAATGGGCATCACCAAGGTCTTCAGCAACGAGGCGGACCTCTCAGGGATCACTGAGCAAGGTCCCCTGAAGCTGTCCAAG GCGCTGCATAAGGCCGTGCTGACCATCGACGAGAAAGGGACAGAAGCCGCTGGGGCCACATTTATGGAAGCCATCCCCATGTCGATGCCCCCAACTATCCAGTTCAACAGGCCCTTTGTGATCATCCTCTACTACAGAAACACCAAGAACATCCTCTTCGTGGGAAAGGTGGTGAACCCCACCCACACAATACCTGGCTTTCTGGattcagccccctccccagacgACAGACATTAA